One window from the genome of Natrinema caseinilyticum encodes:
- a CDS encoding HalOD1 output domain-containing protein, with protein MDDDPEPDENSASVTRCISAYGSVTHAIVAAIADATGTDPSSVTPIYNAVDTDGLDTLLKDTDRAVAVDLQILFTVENCRVRIYGDGRVVVTPPDD; from the coding sequence ATGGACGACGATCCAGAACCCGACGAAAATTCGGCTTCTGTCACCAGATGCATCTCGGCGTATGGGTCAGTCACACACGCAATCGTTGCTGCGATCGCAGACGCGACCGGGACCGATCCATCGAGCGTAACGCCGATATACAACGCAGTCGATACGGATGGACTGGATACCCTCCTGAAAGATACAGATCGGGCTGTCGCGGTCGATTTGCAGATTCTATTCACCGTCGAGAACTGCCGTGTCAGAATCTACGGCGACGGACGCGTCGTCGTGACGCCTCCGGACGACTGA
- a CDS encoding PadR family transcriptional regulator produces MYDLTGFQRDLLYVIAGQDEPHGLAIKEELERYYEKEIHHGRLYPNLDTLVDKGLVEKGEKDRRTNVYSVTRRGTRELEARREWEDQYVGLD; encoded by the coding sequence ATGTACGATCTCACTGGATTCCAGCGTGACTTGCTGTACGTGATTGCGGGACAAGATGAGCCACACGGGCTCGCCATCAAAGAAGAACTCGAGCGCTACTACGAGAAGGAAATCCATCACGGACGGCTCTATCCGAACCTGGATACGCTCGTCGACAAAGGACTCGTCGAAAAGGGGGAAAAGGATCGCCGAACAAACGTCTATTCGGTCACTCGTCGCGGCACGCGAGAACTCGAAGCCCGACGAGAGTGGGAGGATCAGTACGTCGGCCTCGATTAG